A genome region from Variovorax paradoxus includes the following:
- a CDS encoding caspase family protein has translation MLWLLACGSLAFATQRALLVGVSELVNQPQALWLQAPRNDVMLMRDALLRQGFGAADITVLADGVSGAALPESQAIHEALARLLAQSRSGDFVLLYFSGHGTRLRDIAKRYQEADGLSENFLARDVRGTLGSDTVLTGDLRDADFDVWIQSFLAKNVFIASVFDTCSANSMTRGTADAPATAEGPPDDEVRWRGLRPAQLAAGAPPARAPALPAPAEAVPRARYVAFFASESHQITPELRLPRKARDARPQGLLTWAVVEALARRPATWRDLFDGVLALYPPVIDELAQRFPTRELPSPVAEGNLDAPLFANSNAPASTRPVWRAQRSGDSLAVKAGLLDGLAAQQDVRVLATLDDGKVRSAPATVAQVRLGNSGFAVPAPLRDVPGSAFWSVTPIAEPAATALRVRADRPLPAGLSLDYPAAIRIADDPATADVRWTDLGPAGHRLEPLAPLFGASVSTVTVPDTAALRRRLQALAQLKWLAQLQAYGSGGQLDGFDAVLETWAGDRLVRSQPLGQAQAAGALPSPAPGERVRLNVRNTSGRSIDLVVAGIDARGALQSVYPDEPGETNRFKRGTPEQPSARRFDLPWLDAAGDARLLVMAVPATPYSAPRLFGVASAQADMSEVRVRGGQPPAEAGERQVFAALLRRSATAPDGGARP, from the coding sequence GTGCTCTGGCTGCTCGCCTGCGGCAGCCTCGCCTTCGCCACGCAGCGCGCGCTGCTGGTGGGCGTTTCCGAACTCGTCAACCAGCCGCAGGCGCTGTGGCTGCAGGCGCCGCGCAACGACGTGATGCTGATGCGCGACGCGCTGCTCAGGCAGGGCTTCGGCGCTGCCGACATCACGGTGCTCGCCGACGGCGTGAGCGGCGCGGCGCTGCCGGAGTCGCAGGCGATCCACGAGGCGCTGGCCCGCCTGCTTGCGCAATCCAGGAGCGGCGACTTCGTGCTGCTCTACTTCTCCGGCCACGGCACGCGCCTGCGCGACATCGCCAAGCGCTACCAGGAAGCCGATGGCCTGTCCGAGAACTTCCTCGCGCGCGATGTGCGCGGCACGCTCGGCAGCGACACGGTGCTCACCGGCGACCTGCGCGACGCCGACTTCGATGTGTGGATCCAGTCCTTCCTGGCGAAGAACGTGTTCATCGCCTCGGTGTTCGACACCTGCTCCGCCAACTCCATGACACGCGGCACGGCCGATGCGCCCGCCACCGCCGAAGGTCCGCCGGACGACGAAGTGCGCTGGCGCGGCCTGCGCCCCGCGCAGCTGGCGGCCGGTGCGCCGCCCGCGCGCGCACCGGCGTTGCCCGCGCCCGCGGAGGCCGTCCCGCGTGCGCGCTACGTCGCGTTCTTCGCCTCCGAGAGCCACCAGATCACGCCCGAGCTGCGCCTGCCGCGCAAGGCGCGCGACGCCCGCCCGCAAGGCCTGCTCACCTGGGCCGTGGTGGAGGCGCTCGCTCGCAGGCCTGCCACCTGGCGCGACCTGTTCGATGGCGTGCTCGCGCTGTACCCGCCCGTCATCGACGAGCTCGCCCAGCGCTTTCCCACGCGCGAGCTGCCGTCGCCCGTGGCCGAGGGCAACCTCGACGCGCCGCTGTTCGCCAACAGCAACGCGCCCGCTTCCACGCGCCCGGTGTGGCGCGCGCAGCGCAGCGGCGACAGCCTCGCGGTCAAGGCCGGCCTGCTCGACGGCCTTGCCGCGCAGCAGGACGTGCGCGTGCTCGCCACGCTGGACGACGGCAAGGTGCGCAGCGCGCCGGCCACCGTCGCGCAGGTGCGGCTCGGCAACAGCGGATTCGCGGTGCCCGCGCCGCTGCGCGACGTGCCGGGCAGTGCGTTCTGGAGCGTCACGCCAATCGCCGAACCCGCCGCCACGGCCTTGCGCGTGCGCGCCGACAGGCCCCTGCCCGCCGGCCTGAGCCTCGACTACCCGGCCGCGATCCGCATCGCCGACGATCCCGCGACGGCCGACGTGCGATGGACCGACCTGGGCCCCGCGGGCCACCGTCTCGAACCGCTCGCGCCGTTGTTCGGTGCCAGCGTGTCGACCGTCACCGTGCCCGACACCGCCGCGCTGCGCAGGCGCCTGCAGGCGCTCGCGCAACTCAAGTGGCTCGCGCAGCTGCAGGCCTACGGCAGCGGCGGCCAGCTCGACGGCTTCGACGCGGTGCTCGAGACCTGGGCGGGCGACCGGCTCGTGCGCAGCCAGCCGCTCGGCCAGGCGCAGGCCGCCGGCGCACTGCCTTCGCCGGCGCCCGGCGAGCGCGTGCGCCTGAACGTGCGCAACACCAGCGGCCGTTCGATCGATCTCGTGGTTGCCGGCATCGATGCGCGCGGCGCGCTGCAGTCGGTCTATCCCGACGAGCCCGGCGAGACCAACCGCTTCAAGCGCGGCACGCCCGAGCAGCCCTCGGCGCGCCGCTTCGACCTGCCGTGGCTCGACGCCGCCGGCGATGCGCGGCTGCTCGTGATGGCCGTGCCCGCCACGCCGTACAGCGCGCCGCGCCTGTTCGGCGTGGCCTCTGCGCAGGCCGACATGTCCGAGGTGCGCGTGCGTGGTGGGCAGCCGCCCGCAGAGGCCGGCGAACGCCAGGTGTTCGCCGCGCTGCTGCGCCGCTCAGCGACCGCACCGGACGGCGGAGCGCGGCCATGA
- a CDS encoding type VI secretion system tube protein Hcp yields the protein MAFVEDGSWSPEDARQFYELIGTGSAELDLVMMIENKGSPVEGELERAFDDGKARVSIGGYYWSVQVPESSAQNQVVPNNLIVARRSDAATATIASLLRAQEKDLKVVISVFKAGGDLRSTEAQSTFELVLENARICRLVLNSGGNWGVPSELISISYRTAKVKSAPQKSTGARGAVRECQFTRA from the coding sequence ATGGCATTTGTTGAAGACGGCTCCTGGAGCCCCGAGGACGCGCGGCAGTTCTACGAGCTGATCGGCACCGGCTCGGCCGAGCTCGACCTGGTCATGATGATCGAGAACAAGGGTTCGCCCGTCGAAGGCGAACTCGAGCGCGCGTTCGACGACGGCAAGGCGCGCGTGAGCATCGGCGGCTACTACTGGTCGGTGCAGGTGCCCGAGTCGTCGGCGCAGAACCAGGTGGTGCCGAACAACCTGATCGTCGCGCGGCGCAGCGACGCGGCCACTGCCACCATCGCGAGCCTGCTGCGTGCGCAGGAGAAGGACCTGAAGGTCGTCATCAGTGTCTTCAAGGCCGGCGGCGACCTGCGCTCGACCGAAGCGCAGTCGACCTTCGAGCTGGTGCTGGAGAACGCGCGCATCTGCCGCCTGGTGCTGAACTCCGGCGGCAACTGGGGCGTGCCCTCGGAGCTCATCTCCATCAGCTACCGCACGGCGAAGGTCAAGTCGGCCCCGCAGAAGTCCACCGGCGCGCGCGGCGCGGTGCGCGAATGCCAGTTCACGCGCGCCTGA